One genomic segment of Belonocnema kinseyi isolate 2016_QV_RU_SX_M_011 chromosome 2, B_treatae_v1, whole genome shotgun sequence includes these proteins:
- the LOC117168327 gene encoding putative gustatory receptor 28b, translating to MKPNPKKKLKYSLDFIKWSPKNIHDSMLPIMILNWIMGLSIWEYPLGKPRPVITFIYVLLMNSLYWFLVLSAQQEVNLENLTTIGKNIFAVIIYFNTIIAVSSIIIGWYHYKELKANIERLEQLDVALERLGLPNNYHKIFINTMIKAAMWLITIVVLVANDIQFLLSKFDWLKSLHIMYMIHCPLHLNSVVDFTFTSLVNLLGIRFENINLLLKRHLEKNPEPKTVRQLYPKYSRVSALVMSTEYSDRLNEKQLEIQLLILSRYLHMELTNISWEVNKIYQKQMMMEMGAYLIILTGLSYYLFTILFFSIRTFHSKIAQVINGCIWSIVYAYKLLNITSTCAKVSLESQKTRDILYELKILNEDKEFKEEIEQFSLQLTQRPLVFSTCGLSTLDYPFVQRFIGSVTTYLVILIQFSPEISE from the exons ATGAAACCCAatccaaaaaagaaattgaagTATTCTCTCGATTTTATAAAATGGTCACCAAAGAATATACATGATTCGATGCTACCAATTATGATATTAAATTGGATTATGGGTCTAAGTATCTGGGAATACCCTTTGGGAAAACCACGACCTGTTATTACATTTATCTACGTTTTGCTAATGAATTCTCTTTACTGGTTTCTTGTTTTATCTGCTCAACAAGAGGTgaaccttgaaaatttaacgacaatagggaaaaatatttttgcagttattatatatttcaatacGATTATCGCAGTGTCTTCTATTATCATTGGTTGGTATCATTATAAG gagcTCAAGGCTAATATTGAAAGATTGGAACAATTGGATGTAGCATTGGAACGTTTGGGCCTTCCAAATAACTAtcacaaaattttcattaatacgATGATAAAAGCAGCAATGTGGCTTATCACAATTGTAGTTCTTGTAGCGAATGACATACAATTCTTACTATCAAAGTTCGATTGGTTGAAATCTCTTCACATAATGTACATGATTCACTGTCCACTTCATCTTAACTCCGTGGTTGATTTCACCTTCACGTCACTTGTGAA CTTACTAGgaataagatttgaaaatattaatttacttctGAAAAGACACTTGGAAAAAAACCCAGAGCCAAAAACTGTTAGACAATTATACCCGAAATACAGTAGAGTCAGTGCTCTAGTTATGTCCACTGAATATAGTGATAGATTAAATGAGAAGCAATTAGAGATACAATTACTGATACTAAGTCG ATATCTTCATATGGAATTAACGAATATATCCTGGGAAGTAAACAAGATTTATCAAAAACAAATGATGATGGAAATGGGAGCATATCTGATTATATTAACAGGCCTTTCATATTACTTGTTCACtatactttttttttctattcgaaCATTCCACTCTAAAATTGCACAAGTTATTAACGGTTGCATTTGGTCTATTGTATATGCGTACAAATTGCTCAATATTACATCTACTTGTGCAAAAGTTAGTCTAGAg TCACAGAAAACTAGAGACATACTGTATGaactaaagattttaaatgaagatAAAGAGTTTAAAGAGGAG ATTGAACAATTTTCGTTACAACTTACCCAACGACCCTTGGTATTCAGCACATGCGGGTTATCAACTTTAGATTACCCCTTTGTGCAAAGG ttcataGGATCAGTGACGACATATCTCGTTATATTAATACAATTCAGTCCAGAAATAAGCGAATGA